A stretch of the Photobacterium sp. CCB-ST2H9 genome encodes the following:
- a CDS encoding YitT family protein: MKHRGHSRKENLIAILTGTFIVAQGVFFLQQANLLTGGTTGLALLMTHFTDFSFGQLYFVANIPFYIMAWFRMNRSFALTSVCCGALVSVITDNLHHVVAISQFDPVYCAVIGGLLMGLGMLILFRHNTSLGGFNVLVLYLQEKFGISAGKLQMGIDICILICSYFLMTPTILLLSLLGAVMLNLVLAMNHKPGRYHDGKATAAVTND; this comes from the coding sequence TTGAAACACCGCGGCCACTCTCGCAAAGAAAACCTGATTGCCATTCTGACTGGCACATTCATTGTCGCGCAAGGCGTTTTTTTCTTACAACAGGCAAACTTACTGACAGGCGGAACAACCGGCTTAGCGCTGCTGATGACCCACTTTACAGATTTCAGTTTCGGTCAGCTGTACTTTGTCGCGAATATTCCGTTTTACATCATGGCCTGGTTCCGCATGAACCGCAGCTTTGCACTGACCAGTGTGTGCTGTGGAGCGCTGGTTTCAGTCATTACAGACAACCTGCACCATGTGGTGGCTATCAGCCAGTTTGATCCGGTTTACTGTGCCGTGATTGGCGGCTTGCTGATGGGATTGGGAATGTTGATTCTGTTCAGGCATAACACCAGCCTGGGCGGGTTTAACGTATTGGTGCTTTATCTGCAGGAAAAATTCGGCATTTCAGCAGGCAAGCTTCAGATGGGCATCGATATCTGCATTCTGATTTGCTCTTATTTCCTGATGACACCGACTATTCTGCTGTTGTCACTGCTGGGCGCTGTGATGCTGAACCTGGTTCTGGCCATGAACCACAAACCAGGCCGGTATCACGATGGCAAAGCCACCGCGGCCGTGACGAACGACTGA
- the glnB gene encoding nitrogen regulatory protein P-II gives MKKIEAIIKPFKLDDVREALAEVGITGMTVSEVKGFGRQKGHTELYRGAEYMVDFLPKVKLEIVVSDDVAEQCVETIIETAQTGKIGDGKIFMFDIERVVRIRTGEEDEDAI, from the coding sequence ATGAAAAAAATCGAAGCCATTATAAAGCCATTCAAACTGGATGATGTGCGTGAGGCCCTGGCAGAGGTGGGGATCACGGGAATGACTGTGTCCGAAGTCAAAGGGTTTGGTCGCCAGAAAGGCCACACGGAGTTATACCGTGGCGCGGAATATATGGTCGACTTTCTGCCGAAGGTAAAACTGGAAATCGTGGTCAGTGATGATGTGGCAGAGCAGTGTGTCGAGACGATTATTGAAACGGCGCAAACCGGTAAGATCGGCGACGGTAAAATCTTCATGTTTGATATTGAACGCGTAGTCCGGATTCGTACCGGTGAAGAAGACGAAGACGCCATCTGA
- the purL gene encoding phosphoribosylformylglycinamidine synthase: MEILRGSPALSEFRVTKLLARCQASGLPVTGIYAEYMHFAELAAPLDSQALETLTSLLTYGPTIAEHEPSGTLLLVTPRPGTISPWSSKATDIARNCGLQQIKRLERGTAYYVATSAALSEAQQTTLQGLLHDRMMEVVFDDFSQAEALFRHAEPAPMQSVDILSGGRQALEEANLSLGLALAEDEIDYLVENFTRLGRNPNDIELMMFAQANSEHCRHKIFNADWTIDGVDQEKSLFKMIKNTYEQHSDYVLSAYKDNAAVMVGSEVGRFFPDAENRQYNYHQEAAHILMKVETHNHPTAISPWPGASTGSGGEIRDEGATGIGGKPKAGLVGFTVSNLRVPGFEQPWETDFGKPGRIVTALDIMLEGPLGGAAFNNEFGRPNLLGYFRTYEEMVSSHNGEEIRGYHKPIMIAGGMGNIRDEHVQKKEIPVGAKLIVLGGPAMNIGLGGGAASSMASGQSAEDLDFASVQRENPEMERRCQEVIDRCWQLGDDNPIAFIHDVGAGGISNALPELVNDGERGGKFQLRNVPNDEPGMSPLEIWCNESQERYVLAVAPEQMAVFDAICQRERAPYAVVGEATEERHLTLDDSHFDNTPIDMPMDILLGKPPKMHRDVTSQKAQGTAIDRSGIVLEEATHRVLRLPAVAEKTFLITIGDRTVTGLVARDQMVGPWQVPVANCAVTAASYDTYHGEAMSMGERTPVALLDFAASARLAVGEAITNIASADIGDLKRIKLSANWMSPAGHPGEDAGLYEAVKAVGEELCPALGLTIPVGKDSMSMKTKWEENGEEKEVTSPLSLIITAFGRVEDVRKTVTPQLRTDQGESSLILIDLGCGKNRLGATALAQVYKQLGDQPADVDSPELLKGFFHAVQSLLRDGKLLAYHDRGDGGLYVTLAEMAFAGHTGVEVDLNTTDADACDDVLAALFNEELGAVLQVRTEDLAHVEHVLAKFGLEACSHVMGTVVDEDVVRIWNGNDRVLEQNRTELRTIWAETTYQMQAMRDNPAGALQEFEAKKDSQDPGLNTKLSFDINEDVAAPFIATGARPKMAILREQGVNSHVEMAAAFDRAGFDARDVHMSDILSGRVELDGFNGLVACGGFSYGDVLGAGEGWAKSILFNSMARDQFERFFHRDNTFALGVCNGCQMMSNLRDLIPGADLWPRFVRNESERFEARFSLVEVQQSDSLFFNGMAGSRMPIAVSHGEGRVEVRNAEHLSAIEQSGTIALRYLDNYGKVTQNYPANPNGSPNGITGLTTQDGRVTIMMPHPERVFRTVANSWHPDDWNENSPWMRMFRNARVNLG, from the coding sequence ATGGAAATTTTGCGTGGTTCACCCGCACTGTCTGAGTTTCGTGTCACTAAACTGCTGGCGCGTTGCCAAGCCTCGGGTCTGCCTGTCACAGGTATTTATGCCGAGTACATGCACTTTGCTGAGCTGGCTGCGCCGCTTGACAGCCAGGCACTGGAGACCCTGACCAGCCTGCTCACCTATGGCCCTACGATTGCCGAGCACGAACCAAGCGGCACGCTGCTGCTGGTTACCCCACGTCCAGGCACCATTTCCCCTTGGTCTTCCAAAGCAACGGATATTGCCCGTAACTGTGGTCTGCAACAAATCAAACGTCTTGAGCGCGGTACGGCTTATTATGTCGCGACCTCCGCTGCGCTGAGCGAGGCCCAGCAAACAACGCTGCAAGGTCTGCTGCATGACCGCATGATGGAAGTCGTGTTTGATGATTTCAGTCAGGCAGAAGCCCTGTTCCGACACGCTGAACCTGCGCCGATGCAGAGTGTGGATATTCTGTCCGGTGGCCGTCAGGCGCTGGAAGAAGCGAACCTGTCTCTCGGGCTGGCACTGGCTGAAGACGAGATTGATTATCTGGTTGAAAACTTCACCAGACTGGGCCGGAATCCGAACGACATCGAACTGATGATGTTCGCACAGGCGAACTCCGAGCACTGCCGCCATAAGATCTTTAATGCAGACTGGACGATTGACGGTGTCGATCAGGAAAAGTCGCTGTTCAAGATGATCAAAAATACCTACGAGCAACACAGCGATTACGTTCTGTCAGCATACAAAGATAATGCTGCAGTCATGGTGGGCTCTGAAGTGGGTCGTTTCTTCCCGGATGCGGAAAACCGTCAGTATAACTACCATCAGGAAGCGGCTCATATCCTGATGAAAGTGGAAACCCACAACCACCCGACAGCCATTTCCCCATGGCCGGGCGCTTCGACCGGTTCCGGTGGTGAAATCCGTGACGAAGGCGCAACCGGGATCGGCGGTAAGCCGAAAGCTGGTCTGGTTGGCTTTACCGTGTCAAACCTGCGCGTTCCGGGTTTTGAGCAGCCTTGGGAAACCGACTTTGGCAAGCCGGGCAGAATTGTGACGGCGCTGGATATCATGCTGGAAGGCCCGCTGGGCGGCGCGGCGTTCAACAACGAGTTTGGACGTCCGAACCTGCTGGGTTATTTCCGTACCTATGAAGAAATGGTTTCTTCTCATAACGGCGAAGAAATCCGGGGTTACCATAAGCCAATCATGATTGCCGGTGGTATGGGGAATATTCGTGATGAGCACGTTCAAAAGAAAGAAATTCCAGTCGGTGCCAAGCTGATCGTATTGGGCGGCCCGGCGATGAATATCGGTCTGGGCGGCGGCGCGGCCTCTTCCATGGCTTCCGGCCAGTCAGCCGAAGATCTGGATTTTGCCTCGGTTCAGCGTGAAAACCCGGAAATGGAACGTCGCTGTCAGGAAGTGATCGACCGTTGCTGGCAGCTGGGTGATGACAACCCGATTGCCTTTATCCACGATGTCGGCGCTGGGGGTATCTCGAATGCTCTGCCTGAGCTGGTGAACGACGGTGAGCGTGGCGGTAAGTTCCAGCTGCGTAATGTACCCAACGATGAACCGGGCATGAGTCCGCTGGAAATCTGGTGTAACGAATCCCAGGAACGTTATGTACTGGCAGTTGCACCGGAACAGATGGCCGTATTCGATGCTATCTGTCAGCGCGAGCGTGCACCGTATGCGGTTGTCGGTGAAGCGACAGAAGAGCGTCATCTGACACTGGATGACAGCCACTTCGACAATACGCCGATTGATATGCCGATGGATATTCTGCTGGGTAAACCGCCGAAAATGCATCGTGATGTGACCTCACAAAAAGCACAGGGAACGGCCATTGACCGCAGCGGTATTGTGCTGGAAGAAGCGACACACCGCGTGCTGCGCCTGCCGGCCGTTGCCGAGAAAACTTTCCTGATCACCATTGGTGACCGCACGGTGACCGGTCTGGTTGCCCGTGACCAGATGGTGGGTCCTTGGCAGGTACCGGTTGCGAACTGTGCGGTGACGGCAGCAAGCTACGACACTTACCATGGTGAAGCCATGTCAATGGGTGAGCGCACGCCGGTTGCCCTGCTGGACTTTGCGGCCTCGGCCCGTCTGGCCGTCGGTGAAGCGATTACTAACATTGCCAGTGCCGACATCGGCGATCTGAAGCGGATTAAACTGTCTGCAAACTGGATGTCTCCGGCCGGTCACCCGGGTGAAGATGCTGGTCTGTATGAAGCGGTGAAAGCCGTCGGCGAAGAGCTGTGTCCTGCGCTGGGTCTGACGATTCCGGTCGGTAAAGACTCCATGTCGATGAAGACCAAGTGGGAAGAGAACGGTGAAGAAAAAGAAGTCACCTCTCCGCTGTCCCTGATTATCACCGCTTTCGGCCGTGTGGAAGATGTCCGTAAAACAGTGACACCACAGCTGCGGACAGACCAGGGCGAATCCAGCCTGATCCTGATTGACCTGGGTTGCGGTAAGAACCGTTTGGGCGCGACCGCGCTGGCACAGGTTTACAAGCAACTGGGTGACCAGCCAGCCGATGTGGACAGCCCTGAGCTGCTGAAAGGCTTCTTCCATGCCGTTCAGAGTCTGCTGCGCGACGGGAAGCTGCTGGCTTACCATGACCGCGGTGACGGTGGTCTGTACGTGACGCTGGCTGAAATGGCCTTTGCCGGTCACACCGGGGTTGAAGTCGACCTGAACACCACAGATGCTGATGCCTGTGATGATGTGCTGGCGGCCCTGTTCAACGAAGAGCTGGGCGCGGTGCTGCAGGTACGTACGGAAGATCTGGCCCATGTGGAGCACGTGCTGGCGAAATTCGGTCTGGAAGCCTGCAGCCATGTGATGGGTACGGTCGTCGATGAAGATGTCGTGCGTATCTGGAACGGCAACGATCGGGTACTGGAACAGAACCGGACTGAACTGCGTACAATCTGGGCTGAAACGACTTATCAGATGCAGGCTATGCGTGACAATCCAGCCGGTGCCCTGCAGGAATTCGAAGCCAAGAAAGACAGTCAGGACCCGGGCCTGAACACCAAACTGAGCTTTGATATCAATGAAGATGTCGCCGCGCCGTTTATTGCGACGGGTGCGCGTCCGAAGATGGCAATTCTGCGTGAGCAGGGTGTGAACTCCCATGTTGAAATGGCGGCAGCTTTTGACCGTGCCGGTTTCGATGCCCGTGACGTGCATATGAGTGATATTCTGTCCGGTCGTGTTGAGCTGGACGGCTTTAACGGTCTGGTGGCTTGTGGCGGCTTCTCATACGGTGACGTCCTGGGTGCCGGTGAGGGCTGGGCGAAGTCCATCCTGTTCAACAGCATGGCGCGTGATCAGTTTGAGCGTTTCTTCCATCGTGACAATACGTTCGCACTGGGTGTGTGTAATGGTTGCCAGATGATGTCCAACCTGCGTGACCTGATTCCGGGTGCAGATTTGTGGCCGCGCTTTGTCCGCAACGAATCTGAGCGCTTCGAAGCACGTTTCAGTCTGGTGGAAGTTCAGCAGAGTGACTCGTTGTTCTTCAACGGGATGGCGGGTTCCCGGATGCCAATCGCCGTATCTCACGGTGAGGGCCGGGTTGAAGTACGCAATGCGGAACATCTGTCTGCGATTGAGCAGTCTGGCACCATTGCCCTGCGTTATCTCGATAACTACGGTAAGGTGACTCAGAACTATCCGGCCAACCCGAACGGTTCACCGAACGGGATCACCGGTCTGACGACTCAGGACGGCCGTGTGACCATCATGATGCCGCACCCGGAGCGGGTCTTCCGTACTGTGGCGAACTCCTGGCATCCGGACGACTGGAATGAGAACAGTCCGTGGATGCGGATGTTCCGTAATGCCCGTGTCAATCTGGGCTAA
- the mltF gene encoding membrane-bound lytic murein transglycosylase MltF: protein MTSLILSGCQWENDTRTELERIRDSGVLRVGTLNNQISYYIGPDGPTGLDYDLAQRFADKLGVKLEMQPVFSLSGLFPALTRGDVDLLAAGLTMTPERVRSFRAAPAYYYASQILVYKKGEWRPRDVDDLAQNKGQLVVVRDSSHEKNLLELKKDHPALTWHAVDEVDSEELLRQVAVGELDYTVADSVDVALSQRIHPDIAVALELTDDQPIGWFLNPSNDDSLYALLIEFFGELKQSGELAKLEEKYFGHVDQFDYVDTRAFLRALESKLPRWESIFKKYADEFDWRLLAALSYQESHWNPRAVSPTGVRGMMMLTLPTAKLVGVQNRLDPEQSIRGGTEYLRKMIARIPDSIEPHEKVWFALASYNVGYGHMMDARRLTKKQGGNPDAWSDVKQRLPLLRQRKFYRQTRYGYARGDEALLYVENIRRYYQSIIGYEQAHSQPLNSEGIRLVDDWQTIAPVETNDNGTTLLEQAADNAIEAVIENTQPQKNVSR, encoded by the coding sequence TTGACAAGCTTGATATTATCGGGATGTCAGTGGGAAAATGACACCCGCACAGAGTTGGAACGGATCCGCGACAGTGGCGTCCTCCGCGTCGGGACACTCAACAATCAGATTTCCTACTACATTGGTCCGGACGGCCCGACCGGACTGGACTATGACCTTGCCCAGCGTTTCGCCGACAAGTTAGGCGTCAAACTGGAAATGCAGCCGGTCTTCTCTCTCTCAGGTCTGTTCCCGGCCCTGACCCGCGGCGATGTCGATCTGCTCGCCGCCGGGCTGACCATGACACCGGAACGGGTCCGGTCTTTTCGTGCGGCACCCGCCTACTACTATGCCAGTCAGATTCTGGTCTATAAGAAAGGGGAGTGGCGCCCGCGTGATGTCGACGATCTGGCCCAGAATAAAGGCCAGCTGGTTGTCGTGCGGGATTCCAGCCATGAAAAGAACCTGCTGGAGCTCAAAAAAGATCACCCGGCCCTGACCTGGCATGCCGTTGATGAAGTCGACAGCGAAGAGCTGCTCAGACAAGTCGCTGTCGGCGAACTGGATTATACCGTCGCTGATTCTGTGGATGTTGCCCTGAGCCAGCGGATTCATCCGGATATCGCCGTTGCGCTGGAACTGACCGATGACCAGCCGATCGGCTGGTTCCTGAACCCGAGCAATGACGACAGCCTGTATGCGCTGCTGATTGAATTTTTCGGCGAGCTCAAACAGAGCGGCGAACTGGCGAAACTGGAAGAGAAATATTTCGGCCATGTCGATCAGTTCGACTATGTCGATACCCGGGCATTTCTGCGCGCTCTGGAAAGTAAACTGCCGCGCTGGGAAAGTATCTTCAAAAAGTACGCCGACGAGTTTGACTGGCGCCTGCTGGCGGCGCTTTCTTATCAGGAATCGCACTGGAACCCGAGGGCAGTTTCTCCGACAGGTGTCCGCGGCATGATGATGCTGACACTGCCAACCGCGAAATTAGTCGGTGTCCAGAACCGTCTGGATCCGGAACAAAGTATTCGCGGGGGAACGGAATATCTGAGAAAAATGATCGCCCGCATCCCGGACAGCATTGAACCGCACGAAAAAGTCTGGTTCGCGCTGGCGTCATATAATGTCGGATATGGCCATATGATGGATGCCCGTCGTCTGACCAAGAAGCAAGGGGGTAATCCGGACGCCTGGAGTGATGTCAAACAGCGGCTGCCGTTACTGCGCCAGCGGAAGTTCTACCGCCAGACCCGCTATGGTTACGCTCGCGGTGATGAAGCCCTGCTCTACGTGGAAAATATCCGCCGGTACTATCAAAGCATCATCGGCTATGAACAGGCACACAGCCAGCCCCTGAACAGTGAAGGGATCCGGCTGGTTGACGACTGGCAGACCATTGCCCCGGTTGAAACGAATGACAACGGGACGACCCTGCTTGAGCAGGCGGCAGACAATGCTATCGAAGCCGTGATCGAAAACACCCAGCCTCAAAAAAACGTGAGTCGCTGA
- the tadA gene encoding tRNA adenosine(34) deaminase TadA has product MSDTSSQDEFFMQRAIELAGRAEAEGEVPVGAVAVLNGEVIGEGWNRSIGQHDATAHAEIMALRQAGQVLANYRLLDVVLYVTLEPCPMCAAAMVHSRIGRVVYGAPDPKTGAAGSVMNMLSYTGVNHHVAFQGGMMEDACRQQLQAFFKRRRAEKKALKQANRLAEQQDNHQED; this is encoded by the coding sequence GTGAGCGACACAAGCAGTCAGGACGAATTTTTCATGCAGCGGGCCATTGAGCTGGCGGGCAGGGCAGAAGCCGAAGGTGAAGTGCCGGTCGGGGCTGTGGCTGTCCTCAATGGTGAAGTGATTGGTGAAGGCTGGAACCGCTCGATTGGTCAGCATGATGCCACGGCGCATGCCGAGATCATGGCGTTACGTCAGGCCGGTCAAGTGCTGGCTAACTATCGTCTGCTGGATGTCGTGCTCTATGTTACCCTGGAACCTTGCCCGATGTGTGCAGCGGCCATGGTGCACAGCCGGATTGGCCGGGTGGTATACGGCGCACCGGATCCCAAAACCGGTGCAGCGGGCAGTGTGATGAACATGCTCAGTTATACCGGGGTGAATCATCATGTGGCGTTTCAGGGCGGGATGATGGAAGATGCATGCCGTCAGCAGCTGCAGGCCTTTTTTAAACGGCGCCGTGCCGAGAAAAAAGCACTGAAACAAGCCAACCGGCTTGCAGAACAGCAGGACAATCATCAGGAAGATTAA
- a CDS encoding S-(hydroxymethyl)glutathione dehydrogenase/class III alcohol dehydrogenase, with translation METIKSRAAVAWGPNQPLTIEEVDVELPKAGEVLVRIVASGVCHTDAFTLSGEDPEGIFPAILGHEGGGIVEKVGPGVTTVQVGDHVIPLYTPECGECKFCLSGKTNLCQKIRDTQGKGLMPDGTTRFSLNGEPIFHYMGCSTFSEYTVLPEISLAKVNPAAPLEEICLLGCGVTTGMGAVLNTAKVHPGDTVAVFGLGGIGLSVILGATMAGASRIIGIDVNEHKFALAKKFGATDCINPNENDKPIQDVIVELTDGGVDFSFECIGNVKVMRAALECCHKGWGESVIIGVAGAGQEISTRPFQLVTGRVWRGTAFGGVKGRTQLPDIVERYLNHEFQLHDFITHTMPLEDINQAFELMHQGKSIRSVIHY, from the coding sequence ATGGAAACGATCAAATCCCGGGCTGCAGTCGCCTGGGGGCCCAACCAGCCTCTGACCATCGAAGAAGTCGATGTTGAGCTTCCCAAAGCCGGGGAAGTGCTGGTTCGTATTGTGGCATCCGGAGTTTGCCATACCGATGCCTTTACGCTGTCTGGTGAAGATCCGGAAGGAATATTCCCGGCCATCCTCGGTCACGAAGGCGGCGGTATTGTCGAAAAAGTCGGCCCGGGGGTCACCACGGTTCAGGTTGGGGACCATGTGATTCCCCTCTACACACCGGAATGCGGCGAATGTAAGTTCTGTTTATCCGGCAAAACCAACCTCTGCCAGAAAATACGCGACACCCAGGGCAAAGGCCTGATGCCGGACGGCACGACCCGCTTTTCTCTGAACGGTGAACCGATATTCCATTACATGGGATGCTCTACTTTCTCGGAATACACCGTGCTGCCCGAAATCTCCCTGGCCAAAGTCAATCCGGCGGCGCCACTGGAAGAGATCTGCCTGCTGGGCTGCGGAGTCACCACAGGCATGGGCGCCGTACTCAACACCGCCAAAGTGCATCCGGGCGATACCGTGGCAGTCTTCGGCCTGGGCGGTATCGGCCTGTCGGTCATACTCGGGGCAACCATGGCCGGCGCTTCGCGCATCATCGGGATTGATGTGAACGAACATAAATTTGCCCTGGCAAAAAAATTTGGCGCGACAGACTGCATCAACCCCAACGAAAACGACAAGCCCATTCAGGACGTGATCGTTGAACTGACGGACGGTGGCGTCGACTTCTCTTTTGAATGCATCGGCAACGTGAAGGTCATGCGTGCAGCACTGGAGTGCTGCCATAAGGGCTGGGGCGAGTCGGTGATCATCGGGGTCGCCGGTGCCGGACAGGAAATTTCGACCCGTCCTTTCCAATTAGTCACCGGCCGGGTCTGGCGCGGGACAGCCTTTGGCGGCGTGAAAGGCCGGACACAACTACCCGATATCGTCGAGCGATATCTGAACCATGAATTCCAGCTGCATGATTTCATCACGCACACCATGCCGCTGGAGGACATCAACCAGGCATTCGAATTGATGCATCAGGGAAAGAGTATCCGTTCCGTCATTCACTACTGA
- the fghA gene encoding S-formylglutathione hydrolase — MKSELVSNNKSFGGWHQQWRHVSDDLKCTMRFAIYLPPQTEIGEKVPVLYWLSGLTCTDENFMQKAGAHRVASELGIAIVAPDTSPRGEQVPDDPERAYDLGLGAGFYVNATEPPWQQHYQMYDYVADELPALIEAQFPVTQQRAIAGHSMGGHGALVIALRNPLRYTSVSAFSPISHPIETPWGRKAFANYLGPDDGVVWQQYDACELLALSTPHLPVLVDQGTADEFLSHQLKPGALLKAAEQADYPINLRMQPDYDHSYYFIASFIEDHLRFHAQYFRP; from the coding sequence ATGAAGAGCGAACTTGTCAGCAACAACAAAAGCTTTGGCGGCTGGCACCAGCAATGGCGGCATGTGTCAGATGACCTGAAGTGCACGATGCGCTTTGCCATTTATCTTCCGCCGCAGACAGAAATCGGAGAAAAAGTGCCCGTGCTCTACTGGCTGTCGGGCCTGACCTGCACCGATGAAAATTTCATGCAGAAAGCGGGGGCGCACCGGGTCGCTTCCGAACTGGGCATCGCCATTGTTGCACCGGATACCAGTCCGCGAGGCGAGCAGGTTCCGGATGATCCTGAACGGGCATACGACCTCGGCCTCGGGGCCGGTTTCTATGTAAATGCCACCGAGCCCCCCTGGCAGCAGCACTATCAGATGTATGACTATGTGGCCGATGAACTGCCCGCGCTGATCGAAGCACAGTTTCCGGTCACGCAGCAGCGGGCGATTGCCGGGCACTCCATGGGCGGCCATGGCGCACTGGTGATCGCATTGCGCAATCCATTACGATACACCTCTGTATCTGCCTTCAGCCCCATCAGCCATCCGATAGAAACCCCCTGGGGTCGGAAAGCCTTTGCGAATTATCTGGGTCCGGATGATGGCGTCGTCTGGCAACAGTATGATGCCTGTGAGCTGCTCGCCCTGAGTACACCCCATCTGCCGGTACTGGTGGATCAGGGAACCGCGGATGAATTTCTCAGCCACCAGCTCAAACCCGGCGCCCTGCTGAAGGCCGCCGAACAGGCAGACTATCCAATTAACCTGCGCATGCAACCCGACTATGATCACAGCTATTACTTCATAGCCAGTTTCATCGAAGACCACCTGCGATTTCATGCCCAGTATTTCAGACCCTGA
- a CDS encoding AbgT family transporter, whose translation MSELLSPAKNSRGVIKFIERAGQKIPDPVVIFMFLFAFILVLTSLIGGMQFEVMGADGGSVTHTIKSMTDTEHVRWLFDNALLQNWLAFGRGVLGVILIVMLAVGIAEHSGLLSALIKKVGLRISDRWLPYMVVFLGIMSSIASDAGYLVLIPLAGLLYAGLGKNPLIGMAAAFAGVSAGFSANLIPATPSDVILGVNARIFAEAQGVPFTTASGEPLNPATMHYYFIFVSTVVLTVIGGWITNRFIAPRLSSMDYQLPDDLKLDDFQLTDREQKGLRMAGLGLLAALLGIYLLATGPLAPYTNAAGREVTPYLDNVILLISFVFVVVGLCYGITTRKFKSLQDVVTAMVKQMNTMGYILVLTFFCYNFLAMLSYSGLGTYVTYLGATFLSSLGLQSFPIALIIGFILTTAFINLFVGGMTSKWMLLGPIFVPMLYQVNPNMTPDMVTAAFRVADSATNIITPMMTYAGVILAFMRKYKPELKFGDVISMMVPYSAAFLVLWSALLVIFFAFSLPLGF comes from the coding sequence ATGAGTGAGCTCCTGAGCCCGGCGAAGAACTCGCGGGGCGTGATTAAGTTCATAGAACGTGCGGGACAAAAAATTCCGGATCCTGTCGTGATCTTCATGTTTCTTTTCGCCTTCATTCTGGTTCTGACAAGCTTGATTGGTGGCATGCAGTTTGAAGTGATGGGCGCCGATGGCGGTAGTGTGACTCATACCATCAAGAGCATGACGGATACTGAGCATGTTCGCTGGTTGTTTGACAATGCATTGCTGCAAAACTGGCTGGCTTTTGGCCGTGGTGTTCTGGGTGTCATTCTGATTGTGATGCTGGCTGTAGGGATTGCAGAGCATTCGGGTCTGTTGTCGGCACTGATCAAGAAAGTTGGCCTGCGCATCAGTGATCGCTGGTTGCCGTATATGGTGGTTTTCCTGGGGATTATGTCCTCGATTGCCAGTGATGCCGGTTATCTGGTGCTGATCCCGCTGGCGGGTCTGCTGTATGCCGGATTGGGTAAAAACCCATTGATTGGTATGGCGGCGGCCTTTGCCGGTGTTTCGGCTGGTTTCAGTGCCAACCTGATCCCGGCAACGCCTTCTGATGTGATTCTGGGCGTGAACGCCCGTATTTTTGCAGAAGCACAGGGCGTTCCGTTCACAACGGCCAGCGGTGAGCCACTGAACCCGGCTACCATGCACTATTACTTCATTTTTGTTTCGACCGTTGTGCTGACCGTGATTGGTGGCTGGATCACCAACCGCTTTATTGCCCCGCGTTTGTCTTCAATGGACTATCAGCTACCGGATGATCTGAAGCTGGATGATTTTCAGCTGACAGATCGTGAGCAGAAAGGTCTGCGGATGGCGGGTCTTGGTCTGCTTGCGGCGCTGCTCGGGATTTACCTGCTGGCAACCGGTCCGCTGGCGCCTTATACCAATGCAGCCGGCCGCGAAGTCACACCATACCTTGACAATGTCATTCTGCTGATTTCTTTTGTGTTTGTCGTTGTGGGTCTGTGCTACGGCATTACCACGCGGAAGTTCAAGTCTTTGCAGGATGTTGTGACAGCGATGGTGAAACAGATGAACACCATGGGATACATCCTGGTGCTGACCTTCTTCTGTTACAACTTCCTCGCGATGCTGAGCTATTCCGGTCTGGGTACTTACGTCACTTACCTGGGGGCGACTTTCCTGAGTTCTCTGGGGTTACAGTCGTTCCCGATTGCGCTGATCATTGGCTTTATTCTGACGACTGCATTCATCAACCTCTTTGTGGGCGGGATGACCTCCAAGTGGATGCTGCTGGGACCGATCTTCGTGCCGATGCTGTATCAGGTGAATCCAAACATGACGCCAGACATGGTGACGGCGGCCTTCCGTGTCGCGGACTCTGCCACCAACATCATCACACCAATGATGACCTATGCCGGGGTGATTCTGGCCTTTATGCGGAAGTACAAACCTGAACTGAAGTTTGGGGATGTGATCAGCATGATGGTGCCTTACTCCGCTGCATTCCTGGTGTTGTGGTCGGCGTTGCTGGTGATCTTCTTTGCCTTTAGTCTGCCACTGGGTTTCTAA